One window of Chamaesiphon minutus PCC 6605 genomic DNA carries:
- a CDS encoding phospholipase D-like domain-containing protein, with amino-acid sequence MNIKNKINGVESAAIGLSFLGTVAAIVTQQVAYAATPLTLSLSLSLINKQKELVKVNSQLANLEQQLTTELKAISQQSQAAIDSVQALPPAPTASDLERLSEGISADREELKQLKTILVELERRDDNLSPFLKEIDFTKDSLKQLSLELSTFQQEFERDRDSTRVTLLEASPDPHSPIAEPNNIALLENLIGKLANSELTQDTQALITEIKQKIQSLEANSRVAEDSIQQIGWRFLELEQEFASRPELVEINRIDRAVVEMGKEVETIFQELSQTKTDHSLKLTELELDRQNVQESIEDTKQQIQLLANNTITAELVDRVNDLDTSLSDLHDYNLKLSNRINDYTQYEIAEIIHDAVIDRNISKLIQQEIGQSISEQFEIIKQVLPQSYSYTLVSGRVESRQIFLDALNQSQERLILVCPWLTKHAVNREVQSRIKAALDRGVSVEIGWGYLKDVNNDRSQLSKENLLKSSDWAYNAVPWLYDELQVQYPQLLKLKILGTHEKFLVCDRQFAMVGSHNYLTSDTKSSEREVGIKTDSPELIDKLIQLFDSSEA; translated from the coding sequence GTGAATATTAAAAATAAGATTAATGGTGTAGAGTCTGCTGCGATCGGATTATCATTTTTAGGAACTGTTGCCGCTATTGTTACTCAGCAAGTAGCTTATGCAGCCACGCCTTTAACACTGTCCCTGTCTCTAAGTCTCATCAACAAACAAAAAGAATTAGTAAAAGTCAATAGTCAGTTAGCAAATTTAGAGCAACAACTGACTACCGAACTGAAGGCAATTTCCCAGCAGTCTCAAGCAGCGATCGATTCAGTTCAAGCTTTGCCACCAGCCCCTACTGCGTCAGACTTAGAGCGATTATCTGAAGGTATTAGTGCAGATCGCGAGGAGCTAAAGCAGTTAAAAACTATTTTAGTCGAACTCGAGCGACGAGATGACAATTTATCTCCGTTCTTAAAAGAAATCGACTTTACCAAAGATTCGCTCAAGCAACTCAGTTTAGAATTATCGACTTTTCAGCAAGAGTTCGAGCGAGATCGAGATTCGACTCGTGTCACACTCTTAGAAGCTTCTCCCGATCCACATTCTCCGATTGCCGAGCCTAATAATATTGCTTTGCTGGAGAACTTAATCGGTAAGCTTGCAAATTCAGAATTGACACAAGATACTCAGGCTTTAATTACAGAAATTAAACAAAAAATTCAATCTTTAGAAGCAAATTCCCGAGTTGCTGAGGATTCGATTCAACAAATTGGCTGGCGATTCTTAGAGTTAGAACAGGAGTTTGCCAGTCGGCCAGAATTAGTCGAAATTAACCGCATCGATCGAGCTGTGGTCGAGATGGGTAAAGAGGTAGAGACTATTTTTCAAGAACTGTCTCAAACCAAAACAGACCATAGTTTAAAGCTAACAGAACTAGAACTCGATCGCCAGAATGTCCAGGAATCGATCGAAGATACCAAGCAGCAGATCCAGTTATTAGCAAATAATACTATTACCGCCGAACTCGTCGATCGCGTCAACGATTTAGATACCAGCCTCAGCGATCTTCACGATTACAATCTGAAATTGAGCAATCGGATTAACGACTATACTCAATATGAGATTGCCGAAATTATTCATGATGCAGTTATCGATCGAAATATTAGTAAACTGATTCAGCAAGAGATTGGGCAATCTATCTCCGAGCAGTTTGAAATTATCAAACAAGTATTGCCACAAAGTTATTCATATACGCTAGTATCAGGCCGAGTGGAGAGTCGTCAAATATTTTTAGATGCTTTAAACCAGTCGCAAGAACGTTTGATTTTAGTTTGTCCCTGGCTGACAAAACATGCTGTCAATCGAGAGGTTCAGAGTCGGATTAAAGCTGCTTTAGACAGAGGCGTATCAGTTGAGATCGGTTGGGGTTATTTGAAAGATGTGAATAACGATCGCTCTCAATTATCTAAAGAAAATTTATTAAAATCGAGCGACTGGGCTTATAATGCGGTTCCGTGGCTGTACGACGAACTCCAAGTTCAATATCCTCAGCTTTTGAAATTAAAAATTTTAGGTACCCACGAAAAATTCTTAGTTTGCGATCGACAATTTGCTATGGTAGGAAGTCATAATTACCTGACTTCCGATACTAAATCTAGCGAGCGAGAGGTCGGCATTAAAACCGATAGTCCCGAACTCATCGATAAACTGATCCAATTATTCGATTCGAGCGAAGCTTAA
- a CDS encoding anthranilate phosphoribosyltransferase family protein yields MSDRFRKFVQIIGSGPHTGKHLTREDAAEAMEMMLLATATPAQIGAFLIAHRIVRPTGAELAGMLDTYAKIGPQLQPVASHARSPVIFGIPYDGRSRTMPLAPLVSLILTAVDIPTILHGGDWMPTKYGTPLIDIWQEWGVDWTQMSLDRVQDTFAATGLGFIYTPTHFPTAAGLTQYRDQIGKRPPIATLELMWCPYAGDAHSIFGYVHPPTEQTALVAATLRDTPHKITTVKGLEGSTDLPRDRAVIIGVHQPGQELKRIFLHHYDYGLSNVNPPLLTNPEMMAEFELVLAGKPSDLLDSVLWNAGFYLWHCGAASDMAAGMKLAQELLTNGAVRKQLERVRNSL; encoded by the coding sequence ATGAGCGATCGATTTCGGAAATTCGTCCAAATAATTGGTAGTGGACCTCACACCGGGAAACATTTAACTCGTGAGGATGCCGCAGAAGCCATGGAGATGATGCTGCTAGCCACAGCCACCCCTGCCCAAATTGGGGCATTTTTGATCGCGCATCGGATCGTTCGTCCGACGGGGGCAGAGCTGGCGGGAATGCTTGATACTTATGCTAAGATCGGCCCGCAATTACAACCAGTCGCCAGTCATGCTCGATCGCCTGTAATTTTTGGCATCCCTTATGATGGTCGATCGCGCACAATGCCACTCGCGCCGCTAGTCTCACTGATTCTGACGGCGGTAGACATTCCCACGATCTTGCATGGTGGTGATTGGATGCCGACTAAATATGGGACTCCACTGATCGATATTTGGCAGGAATGGGGAGTAGATTGGACGCAAATGTCTCTCGATCGAGTTCAGGACACCTTTGCGGCAACGGGTTTGGGCTTTATCTATACGCCGACTCATTTCCCCACAGCGGCGGGACTAACGCAATATCGCGATCAAATTGGCAAACGTCCGCCGATCGCTACGTTAGAGTTAATGTGGTGTCCGTATGCTGGCGATGCACATTCGATCTTTGGTTACGTCCATCCGCCAACCGAACAGACGGCACTAGTCGCCGCGACGCTGCGCGATACACCGCACAAAATCACCACAGTTAAAGGGTTAGAAGGCAGTACGGATTTGCCACGCGATCGCGCGGTCATTATTGGCGTACATCAACCAGGGCAAGAGTTAAAGCGGATTTTCTTGCATCATTACGACTATGGATTGAGCAATGTCAATCCACCCCTACTCACTAACCCCGAAATGATGGCGGAATTTGAGCTGGTGTTGGCAGGTAAACCTTCAGATCTGCTCGATTCTGTGCTCTGGAATGCGGGGTTTTATCTGTGGCATTGCGGCGCAGCTAGTGACATGGCTGCGGGGATGAAGTTGGCGCAAGAGTTATTGACTAATGGGGCTGTCAGAAAACAGTTGGAGCGGGTGCGGAATTCTCTTTAA
- a CDS encoding SDR family NAD(P)-dependent oxidoreductase — translation MVNTASPDRFLKTALIVGGGQGIGLGFVRRLLANNDLERVYATYRRLESATELLAIADSRLECFQMDLTDESQIAAVVHKIQAETTTLYYVINCVGVLHEGELQPEKSLRQIDSDRLLRYFQVNSVGAMLLFKQVQPLLKHQNRSILATISAKVGSIGDNQLGGWYGYRASKAALNMFIRTTAIEYKRTCPQAILVALHPGTTDTRLSLPFQRNVPPEKLFSVDRTVAQLLTVIDGLDPNDSGEFFSWDGSRLPW, via the coding sequence ATGGTAAATACAGCTTCGCCCGATCGCTTTTTAAAAACCGCATTAATTGTCGGTGGCGGACAGGGAATTGGATTGGGATTCGTGCGCAGGTTACTCGCAAATAACGATCTAGAACGCGTTTATGCTACTTATCGACGGTTAGAATCGGCGACAGAATTACTCGCGATTGCCGATTCGAGGTTAGAGTGTTTTCAGATGGATCTTACCGATGAGTCGCAAATAGCGGCGGTAGTTCACAAGATTCAAGCTGAGACAACTACACTTTACTACGTTATTAACTGTGTGGGTGTCTTGCACGAAGGCGAGCTACAACCAGAAAAAAGTTTGCGCCAAATCGACAGCGATCGATTATTGCGTTATTTTCAAGTTAATAGTGTCGGTGCGATGTTATTGTTCAAGCAAGTGCAGCCATTACTCAAGCATCAAAATCGATCGATCCTCGCGACAATTTCGGCAAAAGTTGGCAGTATCGGCGACAATCAGCTCGGTGGCTGGTATGGTTATCGCGCTTCTAAAGCTGCCTTAAATATGTTTATCCGCACTACTGCGATCGAGTATAAACGCACTTGTCCGCAAGCAATTTTAGTCGCGCTCCATCCCGGTACGACAGATACCCGATTATCGCTGCCGTTTCAACGTAATGTCCCACCAGAAAAATTATTTTCAGTCGATCGCACGGTGGCACAATTATTAACTGTAATTGATGGTTTAGATCCTAATGATAGTGGCGAATTCTTCTCCTGGGATGGCAGCCGATTACCGTGGTAA
- a CDS encoding glutathione S-transferase family protein, translating into MIKLYQFAPAFGLPNASSFCLKLETYLRMVELPFESVYGIDMGKAPKGKMPYIVDGDKTIGDSNFIIDYLKQTYGDRLDAHLTPSERAIALAMRRLIEENLYWAIVHNRWIEPANWEITKQVFFKDLPPIIKSIVPNLAQKDIRKKLECHGMGKHSSEEIYAIGIADLLALSDFLSDKQFFFGGKPTSLDASAYGILANILGSPFNSPLKERAQRLNNIVAYRDRIRDRYYPK; encoded by the coding sequence ATGATTAAGCTTTACCAATTTGCCCCAGCGTTTGGGCTACCGAATGCCAGCAGCTTTTGTCTGAAGTTGGAAACCTATTTGCGGATGGTAGAACTCCCGTTTGAGTCAGTCTACGGGATCGACATGGGCAAAGCACCCAAAGGCAAAATGCCCTATATCGTCGATGGCGATAAAACGATCGGTGATTCTAATTTTATTATCGATTATCTCAAGCAGACTTACGGAGATCGATTAGATGCACATCTTACCCCATCCGAGCGGGCGATTGCGCTAGCGATGCGCCGATTAATTGAAGAAAATCTCTATTGGGCGATCGTACACAACCGCTGGATCGAACCTGCGAATTGGGAAATTACTAAGCAGGTATTTTTTAAAGATTTACCGCCGATAATTAAATCGATCGTGCCCAATCTGGCGCAAAAGGATATTCGTAAGAAGCTGGAATGTCATGGGATGGGCAAACATAGTAGTGAAGAAATTTATGCGATCGGAATTGCGGATCTGCTGGCACTATCTGACTTTCTGAGCGATAAGCAATTTTTCTTTGGTGGTAAACCAACTTCGCTAGATGCCTCTGCTTATGGGATCTTAGCAAATATTTTGGGTTCGCCCTTCAATTCGCCATTGAAAGAGCGGGCGCAACGATTAAATAATATCGTGGCATATCGAGATCGAATTCGCGATCGATATTATCCAAAGTAG
- a CDS encoding MOSC domain-containing protein, whose translation MINNIQPTLAQIIIYPVKSLDGLVVDRAKISSGGALEFDRRWAIVDASGKVVNAKRTANIQQLRAEFDFKSGDLESDSRSIVRLQTLDDPQTHSFCLNTELTALSSWLSQFFGFSVSLIENATTGFPDDPDAYGPTIVSTATLEAICEWFPDLNLAEVRRRFRTNLELSGVPAFWEDRLFSAPGEVVDFELGNVRFQGINPCQRCVVPTRNSLTGEITAKFQQIFTHQRQQTLPTAFNIARFNHFYRLAVNTQIPLVEAGKFLNTGDRLSI comes from the coding sequence ATGATAAATAACATCCAACCGACGTTAGCACAGATTATTATTTATCCTGTCAAATCTCTCGATGGGTTGGTAGTCGATCGCGCTAAAATATCGTCAGGTGGTGCGCTAGAATTCGATCGGCGTTGGGCGATCGTGGATGCAAGTGGTAAAGTTGTAAATGCTAAACGGACTGCCAACATTCAACAATTACGTGCTGAGTTTGACTTTAAAAGTGGGGATTTAGAATCCGACTCGCGATCGATAGTTAGGCTACAAACGCTGGACGATCCACAGACTCATTCATTTTGCCTTAATACCGAACTTACCGCTTTAAGTAGCTGGTTGAGTCAATTTTTTGGCTTCTCGGTTAGCCTCATCGAAAATGCGACTACAGGCTTTCCAGACGACCCAGATGCGTATGGCCCGACAATTGTTAGTACGGCTACCTTAGAGGCGATTTGTGAGTGGTTTCCCGACCTAAATTTAGCAGAAGTCCGACGGAGATTTAGAACTAATTTAGAACTGAGTGGCGTTCCCGCTTTTTGGGAAGATCGACTATTCAGTGCTCCAGGAGAAGTGGTAGATTTTGAATTGGGAAATGTCCGATTTCAAGGGATAAATCCATGTCAGCGTTGTGTCGTTCCTACGCGGAATTCTTTAACTGGAGAGATAACTGCTAAGTTTCAACAGATATTTACCCATCAGCGTCAACAGACACTTCCAACCGCATTTAATATCGCCAGATTCAATCATTTTTATCGACTGGCTGTCAATACTCAAATTCCACTTGTTGAGGCTGGGAAGTTCTTAAATACTGGCGATCGATTGAGTATCTAG
- a CDS encoding 3'(2'),5'-bisphosphate nucleotidase CysQ family protein, with translation MNSPIPHLTLAEILERTIELSQTAAAILKSYYRGSREDLEVLDKTEGPVTVADKAVDRHLLEGITAMCGDSCGYLTEETYQPGDRQLPQDWVWIIDPLDGTRDFIDKTGEYAIHVALTYQHRPVLAVVAIPESDRVYAAIVGGGTYQIADGVRKPVRVATGKQLTDLIVVASRNHRSKKLIELLARLPCQQQLEVGSIGCKIAAIVEHRADLYVSLSGNSAPKDWDLAAPELILTEAGGTFTQQDGSPLIYNQGDVSQWGYRIASTGEWHQQILDVCV, from the coding sequence GTGAACTCCCCAATTCCTCACCTTACATTAGCCGAGATCTTAGAACGGACGATCGAGTTAAGTCAGACAGCCGCTGCGATCTTAAAATCTTATTATCGGGGTAGTCGGGAAGATCTGGAGGTCTTGGATAAGACCGAAGGCCCTGTTACAGTAGCAGACAAAGCAGTCGATCGACATTTACTCGAAGGCATCACAGCTATGTGCGGCGACAGTTGTGGCTATCTAACCGAAGAGACTTATCAACCTGGCGATCGTCAATTGCCACAGGATTGGGTGTGGATTATCGATCCTTTAGATGGGACACGAGATTTTATCGACAAAACTGGCGAGTATGCCATCCATGTCGCGCTGACTTATCAGCATCGTCCGGTGCTAGCAGTCGTGGCGATTCCAGAATCCGATCGAGTATATGCGGCAATTGTCGGCGGTGGTACTTACCAGATTGCCGATGGCGTTCGGAAACCCGTGCGAGTAGCTACGGGGAAACAATTGACCGATTTAATCGTTGTTGCCAGTCGCAATCATCGCAGTAAAAAATTAATCGAGTTATTAGCACGGCTGCCTTGCCAACAGCAGCTCGAAGTGGGTAGTATCGGCTGTAAGATTGCAGCGATCGTCGAACATCGAGCGGATTTATATGTATCGCTATCGGGTAACTCGGCACCAAAAGACTGGGATCTCGCCGCACCAGAACTGATTTTGACAGAAGCTGGGGGCACGTTTACCCAGCAAGATGGTAGTCCTTTAATATACAATCAAGGCGATGTCAGTCAGTGGGGATACCGGATTGCCAGCACGGGTGAATGGCATCAGCAAATCTTGGATGTTTGTGTTTAG
- a CDS encoding GH116 family glycosyl hydrolase, translated as MLEPSPRPSIPTATWQRQFHQDWEKPYTVRYESNLDDGPFHGMPLGGFGAGCIGRSHRGEFNLWHIDGGEHVFKNLSACQFSVFEQLANGDSQAYAMSTQAPGDGSLNRWQWYPQTTPTGQSTGSYQALYPRSWYSYENVFQAQLTCEQFSPIWADNYQETSYPIAVFEWTAHNPTDKPITLSIMLTWENTVGWFANTSPSSKVEIRDDGSPVYDYQPRIGESEGNFNQWIVDNYRVGCLLDKAHKSDIPSEGEGQWSIASIANPSLEVFYHSRWNPIGNGGEIWDSFAADGSLPDIDDESEAKQRERIATAITIRFTVKPGQTKKIPFILAWDFPVTEFGKGINYYRRYTDFFGRSGENSWAMVRTALKHSDTWQEQIINWQQPILDRSDLPDWFKMALFNELYLLTDGGTIWSAADDRDPVGQFGVLECLDYRWYESLDVRLYGSFSVLLLWPKLEKSILIAFARAIDTEDTNKRLIGYYVQTAFGYEDRPQNVDRDAMMAPRKTLHATPHDLGAPNEHPWEKTNYTCYQDCNLWKDLGSDFVLQVYRAYIFTGKKDLEFLAECWTAIVDTLAYLKQFDLDNDGIIENSGAPDQTFDDWRLQGISAYCGGLWLAALEAAISIGNILTQQYHGELTPKPAEVIPQYQAWLDSGKPIYQQQLWNGSYYRIDTGSGSEVVMADQLCGQFYTQLLELDDIVPPDCAKTALQTVYQSCFLNFQGGKFGAANGVKIDGSPSNPKDTHPLEVWTGINFGIAAFLVQMGMQEEALKLAETIVEQVYSNGLQFRTPEAITSAGTFRASHYLRAMAIWGIYHTLGD; from the coding sequence ATGCTCGAACCCTCACCACGTCCGTCGATTCCTACTGCTACTTGGCAACGTCAGTTTCATCAAGACTGGGAAAAACCCTATACAGTACGCTATGAGAGTAACCTAGACGATGGGCCTTTTCATGGGATGCCACTAGGGGGATTTGGTGCGGGATGTATCGGCAGATCCCATCGCGGTGAGTTCAATCTGTGGCACATCGACGGCGGCGAACATGTTTTTAAAAACCTCTCGGCTTGTCAGTTTAGTGTCTTCGAGCAGTTGGCTAATGGCGATAGTCAAGCTTATGCAATGTCTACGCAAGCACCGGGAGATGGTAGTTTAAATCGTTGGCAATGGTACCCTCAGACGACGCCTACAGGGCAATCAACGGGTAGTTATCAGGCTTTATATCCCCGCAGTTGGTACAGTTATGAAAATGTCTTCCAGGCGCAATTAACTTGCGAACAGTTTTCGCCGATTTGGGCGGATAATTATCAGGAGACTTCTTATCCGATCGCGGTATTTGAATGGACTGCTCATAATCCGACAGACAAACCAATTACCTTGAGCATTATGCTGACATGGGAAAATACTGTCGGTTGGTTTGCAAATACCAGTCCATCGAGTAAGGTAGAAATTCGCGATGATGGTAGTCCCGTCTATGATTACCAACCTCGCATCGGCGAAAGTGAGGGGAATTTCAATCAGTGGATTGTCGATAATTATCGTGTCGGTTGTTTGCTCGATAAAGCACACAAATCCGACATACCGAGTGAGGGTGAAGGACAATGGTCGATCGCGAGTATTGCCAATCCCAGTCTCGAAGTATTTTATCATTCGCGCTGGAATCCGATCGGGAATGGTGGCGAGATTTGGGATAGTTTTGCCGCCGATGGTTCGCTGCCAGATATCGATGATGAAAGTGAGGCAAAACAGAGAGAAAGAATTGCCACAGCAATTACAATTCGATTTACAGTCAAACCCGGACAAACTAAAAAGATTCCGTTTATTCTCGCTTGGGATTTTCCAGTTACGGAATTTGGTAAAGGGATAAATTATTATCGCCGTTATACAGATTTCTTCGGTCGATCGGGTGAAAATAGTTGGGCGATGGTACGTACCGCTCTGAAGCATTCCGATACTTGGCAAGAACAAATAATTAACTGGCAACAACCAATTCTCGATCGATCCGATTTGCCAGATTGGTTCAAGATGGCCTTGTTTAACGAGTTATATTTACTTACCGATGGCGGAACAATATGGTCTGCTGCTGACGATCGCGATCCGGTCGGACAATTTGGGGTATTAGAATGTTTAGATTACCGCTGGTATGAAAGTTTAGATGTTCGTCTATATGGCTCCTTTTCCGTACTCTTACTCTGGCCGAAATTAGAAAAGTCAATTCTAATTGCCTTCGCTAGAGCGATCGATACTGAAGATACTAATAAACGCCTCATCGGTTACTATGTCCAAACCGCATTTGGCTATGAAGATCGACCCCAAAATGTCGATCGTGATGCGATGATGGCACCCCGCAAAACGCTCCATGCTACCCCCCACGATCTGGGCGCACCCAACGAACATCCGTGGGAAAAAACTAACTATACCTGCTATCAAGATTGCAATCTCTGGAAAGATTTGGGTAGTGATTTTGTCCTGCAAGTTTATCGCGCCTATATATTTACAGGCAAAAAAGATCTGGAATTTCTTGCCGAATGTTGGACGGCAATTGTCGATACTTTAGCCTACCTCAAACAATTCGACCTCGATAACGATGGCATCATCGAAAACTCCGGCGCACCCGATCAAACCTTCGATGATTGGCGACTGCAAGGCATTAGTGCTTATTGTGGCGGATTGTGGTTGGCAGCATTAGAAGCAGCAATCTCGATCGGTAATATTCTCACTCAACAATACCACGGCGAACTAACACCTAAACCCGCCGAAGTCATTCCTCAATATCAGGCTTGGTTAGATTCCGGCAAACCTATCTATCAACAACAACTCTGGAATGGCAGTTACTACCGCATCGATACCGGAAGCGGCTCCGAAGTAGTGATGGCAGATCAATTATGCGGTCAATTCTACACCCAGCTCTTAGAACTAGATGACATCGTGCCCCCAGATTGCGCCAAAACTGCCCTCCAAACCGTCTATCAATCCTGTTTCCTCAACTTCCAAGGCGGTAAATTTGGAGCCGCTAACGGCGTCAAAATCGACGGATCGCCATCGAATCCTAAAGACACCCACCCCCTCGAAGTATGGACGGGAATTAACTTCGGCATTGCCGCATTTTTAGTCCAAATGGGAATGCAAGAGGAAGCATTAAAATTAGCCGAGACAATTGTCGAGCAGGTATATAGTAACGGGTTGCAATTTAGAACCCCCGAAGCGATTACCTCCGCTGGCACTTTTCGCGCCAGTCACTATCTCCGCGCCATGGCAATCTGGGGAATATATCATACTCTCGGTGACTAA
- a CDS encoding serine hydrolase, with protein MPFYQSNPQLTTLAEQALADIWQEFPDLKPEQIALTWLVYDRPIPVNTGGAITADELWKYPVRGFNYRGGERIYPASIVKLFYLLAVHEWLEQGMLAASSELDRAIRDMIIDSSNDATSLVVDTLTGTTSGPELSAGPFESWKSQRNLINRYFQSLGWAELDPINVNQKTWSDGPYGRERAFVGEMRENRNMVTTDAIARLMHSIVGGAAVSGDRSSQMMQLLQRDLNLAQVTPVPGEENQVNGFLGAGLPADSQIWSKAGWTSQVRHDAAYIELVDKQPYLLIVFTEGAANSQNRQLLPFVADRFVTAMSHLQASE; from the coding sequence ATGCCCTTTTATCAATCCAATCCCCAACTTACGACACTTGCAGAACAAGCCCTGGCAGATATTTGGCAAGAATTTCCCGACTTAAAACCAGAACAGATTGCCCTTACCTGGCTGGTATACGATCGACCGATTCCCGTTAATACTGGCGGCGCAATTACTGCCGACGAACTGTGGAAATATCCAGTCAGGGGATTTAACTATCGAGGTGGCGAGCGGATTTATCCTGCTAGTATCGTCAAATTATTTTATTTACTCGCGGTGCATGAGTGGCTAGAACAAGGCATGTTAGCAGCTTCTAGCGAACTCGATCGAGCGATACGGGATATGATAATTGACTCTAGCAACGATGCCACTAGTCTGGTTGTCGATACGCTTACGGGTACGACAAGCGGGCCAGAATTATCTGCTGGGCCATTTGAAAGCTGGAAATCGCAGCGTAACTTAATCAACCGTTATTTTCAATCCCTCGGCTGGGCAGAATTAGACCCGATTAATGTCAATCAAAAAACGTGGAGCGATGGCCCCTACGGACGCGAGCGGGCGTTTGTCGGCGAAATGCGGGAAAATCGGAATATGGTCACCACCGATGCGATCGCCAGATTGATGCACAGTATTGTCGGCGGTGCTGCTGTCAGCGGCGATCGATCGAGTCAAATGATGCAACTCCTCCAGCGCGATCTCAATTTGGCACAAGTTACGCCCGTACCGGGCGAAGAGAACCAGGTAAATGGCTTTTTAGGGGCTGGTTTACCCGCCGATAGTCAAATCTGGTCGAAAGCGGGCTGGACGTCGCAGGTTCGCCATGATGCGGCTTACATTGAGTTGGTAGATAAGCAACCGTATTTACTGATTGTATTTACAGAAGGTGCTGCGAACAGTCAAAATCGACAGCTCTTGCCCTTTGTTGCCGATCGATTTGTAACAGCAATGTCTCATCTGCAAGCATCTGAGTAA
- a CDS encoding LysR family transcriptional regulator, with the protein MRIEQLQAFLAITKTGSFQQAARDCDRTQSTISRQIQSLEEDLGIALFHRHHQAKLTVGGERLLPHAVKICHEWDLAHQSIESLLTGKQPELSVPAIHSVCAHMLPPILQLFCDRYPQVQLRVTALGSDRALKVLKDGLVDVAIVMDNRMITASSDLVVQNLYQEPIEVLMSARHPLCHYQQVPWAELVKYPQVVFKDGYGMQRLVQEQFSKQGSTLQAVLELNTLDAFRGVVRQGKLIALLPKSALLDIYSDPTLAARSLEPIPHMGVELSRQVILVTSSDRLEIPPIKFFCDLVSKQLVEGREDRL; encoded by the coding sequence ATGCGGATCGAACAGTTGCAAGCCTTTCTGGCTATTACTAAAACTGGCAGTTTTCAACAAGCTGCGCGGGATTGCGATCGCACCCAATCGACGATCAGTCGTCAAATCCAATCTCTAGAGGAAGATCTGGGTATCGCTTTATTCCACCGTCACCATCAGGCAAAATTAACAGTTGGTGGCGAACGGCTGTTACCTCATGCCGTTAAAATTTGTCATGAATGGGATCTGGCGCATCAATCGATCGAGAGTTTATTGACTGGCAAACAACCCGAACTCAGTGTGCCTGCCATTCACTCTGTCTGCGCGCACATGCTGCCGCCAATTTTACAACTATTTTGCGATCGTTATCCCCAGGTGCAGCTTAGGGTAACGGCTCTAGGTAGCGATCGCGCCTTAAAAGTGCTCAAAGATGGATTGGTAGATGTGGCGATCGTTATGGACAATCGGATGATTACCGCCAGCTCCGATCTGGTAGTCCAAAATCTCTATCAAGAGCCGATCGAGGTGCTAATGTCTGCAAGACATCCTTTGTGCCACTACCAGCAGGTTCCTTGGGCAGAATTGGTCAAATATCCGCAGGTAGTATTCAAAGATGGTTATGGAATGCAACGGCTGGTACAAGAACAATTTAGCAAGCAGGGAAGCACCCTTCAGGCAGTGTTAGAATTAAATACTCTAGATGCTTTTCGGGGCGTCGTCAGACAAGGTAAATTAATCGCACTGTTGCCTAAATCGGCACTGTTAGACATCTATAGCGATCCAACTTTAGCAGCTCGATCGCTCGAACCGATCCCCCACATGGGTGTCGAACTCTCCCGTCAAGTCATCCTCGTCACTAGTAGCGACAGGCTTGAAATTCCCCCGATTAAATTTTTCTGCGATCTAGTCAGCAAACAGTTGGTAGAGGGTAGAGAGGATAGGCTTTAG